In Fundulus heteroclitus isolate FHET01 chromosome 8, MU-UCD_Fhet_4.1, whole genome shotgun sequence, a genomic segment contains:
- the LOC105931089 gene encoding membrane-associated phosphatidylinositol transfer protein 2 isoform X4 has translation MLIKEYRIPMPMSVEEYRIAQLYMIQKKSREESCGEGSGVEILENKPYEDGPGGSGQYTHKVYHIGKHIPSWFCAILPQAALRVEEESWNAYPYTRTRYTCPFVEKFSIDIETYYKPDTGNQADVFNLSSAEKRQRTVDPIDIVKDYIPPHEYLVEEDPKLYQSIKTRRGPLTEDWIEEINQNPGQTVVMCAYKLCKVEFRYWGMQSKIERFIHDVGLRKVMVRAHRQAWCWQDEWYGLTIEDIRQLELETQLALAKKMAQYSLNEEGGGETNGSSVSQEQEQAGENLGSAAENEGTRGKLGDSLETRGELTKQWSTSSRSSNRSSKRGTSPSHHSISEWRMQSIARDSDDSTDDEFFDAHEDFSDNEEMFSKEITKWSSNDLMDKIETIEVDEPQGSYQESSEEYSVTEDIQMEDCSSQQCPQPSKIHVLLLVLHGGNILDTGSGEQNSKQGDVNTLSGAFETVMRVHYPTALGRIAIRMVPCPAVCVDAFSLVSNLSPYSYDESCLSSSQDHIPLAALPLLATSAPQYQDAVAAVILRANQVYGDFIKSPEGASFTGQVCVIGDCVGGILGFDALCSSSVTVSESQNSSRRGSTISVQDTELLSPGIIINSISPSSPSLEGSRHLSRSNIDIPRSSGPDDPKKQLPRKRSDSSTYELDTIKHHQAFLSSLHSSVLHGEPGSRRSSNSTMLEGGSLGKFDFEVTDFFLFGSPLGLVLALRKTVVPSLDVAALRPACQQVYNLFHPADPSASRLEPLLEKRFHLLPPLSIPRYQRFPLGDGLSALLVDTVQSNPQLLMESGGATSHRCHESPASETSILVPVLNSQTSLVHTEADTLQSTLYADGLCPASTSPGVPHLRCSRRASEASIASQVSGLADSYTATNIATSKFTPKPQADCSFGLGTTLTLLFTPFIRPDSSKQM, from the exons aaaaagagcagagaggagagctgcgGCGAGGGCAGCGGAGTGGAGATCCTGGAGAACAAGCCTTACGAAGATGGCCCTGGAGGCTCGGGTCAGTACACACACAAGGTCTACCACATCGGCAAACACATCCCGTCCTGGTTCTGTGCCATTCTTCCTCAAGCTGCCCTTCGAGTGGAGGAGGAGTCCTGGAATGCTTACCCCTACACACGAACTCG GTATACTTGTCCATTTGTGGAGAAATTCTCCATAGACATTGAGACGTACTATAAACCAGACACTGGAAATCAAGCAGATGTCTTCAATCTCTCCTCTGCTGAAAAGAGACAGAGGACTGTCG ACCCTATAGACATTGTCAAGGACTACATCCCTCCTCATGAATACCTGGTGGAAGAAGACCCTAAACTGTACCAGTCAATCAAAACCAGACGGGGCCCGCTGACAGAGGACTGGATCGAGGAGATCAACCAGAACCCTGGTCAGACTGTCGTCATGTGTGCCTACAAGCTGTGCAAAGTGGAGTTTAGATACTGGGGCATGCAGTCCAAGATTGAACGCTTCATACACGACGTAG GTCTCCGCAAAGTGATGGTCAGGGCCCACCGGCAGGCGTGGTGCTGGCAGGACGAGTGGTATGGTCTTACCATCGAGGACATCAGGCAGCTGGAGCTGGAGACCCAGTTAGCTTTAGCTAAGAAGATGGCCCAGTACAGCCTGAACGAGGAAGGCGGAGGAGAGACCAACGGCTCCTCGGTTAGCCAGGAACAGGAACAGGCAGGAGAGAACCTGGGGTCAGCCGCGGAGAACGAGGGAACACGAGGAAAGCTCGGAGATTCTCTGGAGACACGAGGGGAGCTTACCAAGCAGTGGTCCACATCTTCCAGATCATCCAACAGGTCATCAAAGAGAGGAA CGAGCCCGtctcaccacagcatttcaGAGTGGAGGATGCAGAGCATTGCCCGGGACTCTGACGACAGCACCGACGACGAGTTCTTCGATGCCCACG AGGACTTTTCTGACAATGAGGAGATGTTCTCCAAGGAAATCACCAAGTGGAGCTCTAATGATCTCATGGACAAGATAGAAACAATAGAAGTGGATGAACCACAAG GATCGTACCAGGAGTCCAGTGAGGAGTACAGCGTCACCGAGGACATCCAGATGGAG GACTGTTCGTCCCAGCAGTGTCCCCAGCCGTCCAAAATCCATGTCCTCCTTCTGGTCCTGCATGGTGGTAACATATTGGACACAGGCTCTG GTGAACAGAACAGTAAGCAGGGAGACGTGAACACTCTGAGCGGGGCCTTTGAGACGGTGATGAGGGTCCACTACCCCACAGCGCTGGGACGCATCGCCATCCGGATGGTCCCCTGTCCCGCTGTGTGTGTCGACGCCTTTTCGCTCGTCTCCAA CCTAAGCCCCTACAGCTACGACGAGAGCTGCCTGTCCAGCAGCCAGGACCACATCCCGCTGGCCGCTCTGCCTCTTCTGGCCACATCTGCGCCGCAGTACCAAGACGCGGTGGCAGCGGTGATCCTCAGAGCCAATCAGGTTTACGGCGACTTCATCAAGTCTCCAGAGGGAGCGTCTTTCACTGGCCAG GTGTGTGTGATCGGGGACTGTGTGGGAGGAATCCTGGGCTTCGATgcgctctgcagcagctccgtGACGGTGTCAGAGAGCCAGAACAGCAGCAGGCGGGGCAGCACCATTAGTGTCCAG GACACAGAACTTCTTTCTCCTGGTATTATCATAAACAGCATCTCCCCGTCCTCACCATCCCTCGAGGGAAGCCGCCATCTCAGCCGCAGCAACATCGACATCCCTCGCAGCTCGGGGCCCGACGACCCAAAGAAACAGCTCCCCCGCAAGCGGAGCGACTCCTCCACCTACGAGCTGGACACCATCAAGCACCACCAAGCCTTCCTCTCCAG CCTGCACTCCAGCGTTCTCCACGGGGAGCCCGGCTCCCGGCGCTCCAGCAACAGCACCATGCTGGAGGGGGGCTCCTTGGGAAAGTTCGACTTTGAGGTGACCGACTTCTTCCTGTTCGGCTCTCCTCTGGGGCTGGTGCTTGCGCTGAGGAAGACTGTGGTCCCCTCCTTAGATG TGGCTGCCCTACGTCCAGCCTGTCAGCAGGTTTACAACCTGTTTCATCCGGCAGACCCCTCTGCCTCCCGCCTCGAGCCTCTCCTTGAAAAGAGGTTCCACCTGTTGCCTCCCCTCAGCATCCCTCGCTACCAGCGCTTTCCCCTGGGTGATGGACTCTCAGCTCTCTTAG TTGACACTGTTCAGAGTAACCCGCAGCTTCTGATGGAGTCTGGCGGTGCAACCTCCCACCGCTGCCACGAGAGTCCTGCCAGCGAGACCTCCATCCTTGTCCCGGTCCTGAACTCCCAGACCTCTCTGGTCCACACTGAGG CTGATACTCTTCAGTCCACTTTATATGCTGATGGCCTGTGCCCAGCGTCGACATCGCCAGGTGTCCCCCATCTTCGCTGCAGTCGCAGGGCCAGCGAGGCCAGCATAGCCAGCCAGGTGTCTGGCTTAGCAGACTCTTACACCGCTACCAACATTGCCACAAGTAAGTTTACACCTAAGCCTCAGGCTGACTGCAGTTTTGGTCTTGGAACAACGCTGACCCTGTTGTTTACTCCCTTCATCCGCCCCGACTCCAGCAAACAAATGTGA
- the LOC105931089 gene encoding membrane-associated phosphatidylinositol transfer protein 2 isoform X3, whose amino-acid sequence MLIKEYRIPMPMSVEEYRIAQLYMIQKKSREESCGEGSGVEILENKPYEDGPGGSGQYTHKVYHIGKHIPSWFCAILPQAALRVEEESWNAYPYTRTRYTCPFVEKFSIDIETYYKPDTGNQADVFNLSSAEKRQRTVDPIDIVKDYIPPHEYLVEEDPKLYQSIKTRRGPLTEDWIEEINQNPGQTVVMCAYKLCKVEFRYWGMQSKIERFIHDVGLRKVMVRAHRQAWCWQDEWYGLTIEDIRQLELETQLALAKKMAQYSLNEEGGGETNGSSVSQEQEQAGENLGSAAENEGTRGKLGDSLETRGELTKQWSTSSRSSNRSSKRGTSPSHHSISEWRMQSIARDSDDSTDDEFFDAHEDFSDNEEMFSKEITKWSSNDLMDKIETIEVDEPQGSYQESSEEYSVTEDIQMEDCSSQQCPQPSKIHVLLLVLHGGNILDTGSGEQNSKQGDVNTLSGAFETVMRVHYPTALGRIAIRMVPCPAVCVDAFSLVSNLSPYSYDESCLSSSQDHIPLAALPLLATSAPQYQDAVAAVILRANQVYGDFIKSPEGASFTGQVCVIGDCVGGILGFDALCSSSVTVSESQNSSRRGSTISVQDTELLSPGIIINSISPSSPSLEGSRHLSRSNIDIPRSSGPDDPKKQLPRKRSDSSTYELDTIKHHQAFLSSLHSSVLHGEPGSRRSSNSTMLEGGSLGKFDFEVTDFFLFGSPLGLVLALRKTVVPSLDVAALRPACQQVYNLFHPADPSASRLEPLLEKRFHLLPPLSIPRYQRFPLGDGLSALLVDTVQSNPQLLMESGGATSHRCHESPASETSILVPVLNSQTSLVHTEADTLQSTLYADGLCPASTSPGVPHLRCSRRASEASIASQVSGLADSYTATNIATIASRWWGSKRMDYALYCPDALTAFPTVALPHLFHASYWESTDVVSFLLRQVMRHENSSILELDGKEVSEFTPSKPREKWLRKRTHVKIRNVTANHRVNDAVFTEDGVQTVTGRFMYGPLDMVTLTGEKIDIHIMTQPPSGEWVYFDTELTNSSGRVSYVLPANKRLGIGVYPVKMVVRGDHTVADSYLTVVPKGTEFVVFSIDGSFAASVSIMGSDPKVRAGAVDVVRYWQDLGYLIVYVTGRPDMQKQRVVAWLSQHNFPHGIVSFCDGLVHDPLRHKANFLKCLINEAHMKIFAAYGSTKDISVYSSIGLPPSQIYIVGRPTKKLQQQCQFIPDGYASHLSQLEYNQRSRPAKSTTTRMVLRKGSFALGAAGGDFLRKRNHIFRTISSQQPGGSGSGSASQPVRTERTLSQCEGEHERSFATATQRSMSIAAGCWGRGNKEVPK is encoded by the exons aaaaagagcagagaggagagctgcgGCGAGGGCAGCGGAGTGGAGATCCTGGAGAACAAGCCTTACGAAGATGGCCCTGGAGGCTCGGGTCAGTACACACACAAGGTCTACCACATCGGCAAACACATCCCGTCCTGGTTCTGTGCCATTCTTCCTCAAGCTGCCCTTCGAGTGGAGGAGGAGTCCTGGAATGCTTACCCCTACACACGAACTCG GTATACTTGTCCATTTGTGGAGAAATTCTCCATAGACATTGAGACGTACTATAAACCAGACACTGGAAATCAAGCAGATGTCTTCAATCTCTCCTCTGCTGAAAAGAGACAGAGGACTGTCG ACCCTATAGACATTGTCAAGGACTACATCCCTCCTCATGAATACCTGGTGGAAGAAGACCCTAAACTGTACCAGTCAATCAAAACCAGACGGGGCCCGCTGACAGAGGACTGGATCGAGGAGATCAACCAGAACCCTGGTCAGACTGTCGTCATGTGTGCCTACAAGCTGTGCAAAGTGGAGTTTAGATACTGGGGCATGCAGTCCAAGATTGAACGCTTCATACACGACGTAG GTCTCCGCAAAGTGATGGTCAGGGCCCACCGGCAGGCGTGGTGCTGGCAGGACGAGTGGTATGGTCTTACCATCGAGGACATCAGGCAGCTGGAGCTGGAGACCCAGTTAGCTTTAGCTAAGAAGATGGCCCAGTACAGCCTGAACGAGGAAGGCGGAGGAGAGACCAACGGCTCCTCGGTTAGCCAGGAACAGGAACAGGCAGGAGAGAACCTGGGGTCAGCCGCGGAGAACGAGGGAACACGAGGAAAGCTCGGAGATTCTCTGGAGACACGAGGGGAGCTTACCAAGCAGTGGTCCACATCTTCCAGATCATCCAACAGGTCATCAAAGAGAGGAA CGAGCCCGtctcaccacagcatttcaGAGTGGAGGATGCAGAGCATTGCCCGGGACTCTGACGACAGCACCGACGACGAGTTCTTCGATGCCCACG AGGACTTTTCTGACAATGAGGAGATGTTCTCCAAGGAAATCACCAAGTGGAGCTCTAATGATCTCATGGACAAGATAGAAACAATAGAAGTGGATGAACCACAAG GATCGTACCAGGAGTCCAGTGAGGAGTACAGCGTCACCGAGGACATCCAGATGGAG GACTGTTCGTCCCAGCAGTGTCCCCAGCCGTCCAAAATCCATGTCCTCCTTCTGGTCCTGCATGGTGGTAACATATTGGACACAGGCTCTG GTGAACAGAACAGTAAGCAGGGAGACGTGAACACTCTGAGCGGGGCCTTTGAGACGGTGATGAGGGTCCACTACCCCACAGCGCTGGGACGCATCGCCATCCGGATGGTCCCCTGTCCCGCTGTGTGTGTCGACGCCTTTTCGCTCGTCTCCAA CCTAAGCCCCTACAGCTACGACGAGAGCTGCCTGTCCAGCAGCCAGGACCACATCCCGCTGGCCGCTCTGCCTCTTCTGGCCACATCTGCGCCGCAGTACCAAGACGCGGTGGCAGCGGTGATCCTCAGAGCCAATCAGGTTTACGGCGACTTCATCAAGTCTCCAGAGGGAGCGTCTTTCACTGGCCAG GTGTGTGTGATCGGGGACTGTGTGGGAGGAATCCTGGGCTTCGATgcgctctgcagcagctccgtGACGGTGTCAGAGAGCCAGAACAGCAGCAGGCGGGGCAGCACCATTAGTGTCCAG GACACAGAACTTCTTTCTCCTGGTATTATCATAAACAGCATCTCCCCGTCCTCACCATCCCTCGAGGGAAGCCGCCATCTCAGCCGCAGCAACATCGACATCCCTCGCAGCTCGGGGCCCGACGACCCAAAGAAACAGCTCCCCCGCAAGCGGAGCGACTCCTCCACCTACGAGCTGGACACCATCAAGCACCACCAAGCCTTCCTCTCCAG CCTGCACTCCAGCGTTCTCCACGGGGAGCCCGGCTCCCGGCGCTCCAGCAACAGCACCATGCTGGAGGGGGGCTCCTTGGGAAAGTTCGACTTTGAGGTGACCGACTTCTTCCTGTTCGGCTCTCCTCTGGGGCTGGTGCTTGCGCTGAGGAAGACTGTGGTCCCCTCCTTAGATG TGGCTGCCCTACGTCCAGCCTGTCAGCAGGTTTACAACCTGTTTCATCCGGCAGACCCCTCTGCCTCCCGCCTCGAGCCTCTCCTTGAAAAGAGGTTCCACCTGTTGCCTCCCCTCAGCATCCCTCGCTACCAGCGCTTTCCCCTGGGTGATGGACTCTCAGCTCTCTTAG TTGACACTGTTCAGAGTAACCCGCAGCTTCTGATGGAGTCTGGCGGTGCAACCTCCCACCGCTGCCACGAGAGTCCTGCCAGCGAGACCTCCATCCTTGTCCCGGTCCTGAACTCCCAGACCTCTCTGGTCCACACTGAGG CTGATACTCTTCAGTCCACTTTATATGCTGATGGCCTGTGCCCAGCGTCGACATCGCCAGGTGTCCCCCATCTTCGCTGCAGTCGCAGGGCCAGCGAGGCCAGCATAGCCAGCCAGGTGTCTGGCTTAGCAGACTCTTACACCGCTACCAACATTGCCACAA TTGCGTCTCGGTGGTGGGGCAGTAAGCGGATGGACTATGCTCTGTACTGTCCTGATGCTCTGACAGCGTTCCCAACTGTGGCTCTGCCTCATCTCTTCCACGCCTCCTACTGGGAGTCCACAGATGTCGTCTCGTTCCTACTCAGACAG GTAATGAGACATGAGAACTCAAGCATATTGGAGCTGGACGGTAAAGAAGTGTCTGAATTTACGCCCTCCAAACCTCGGGAGAAGTGGCTTCGCAAAAGGACTCACGTCAAAATACGG AACGTGACGGCTAACCATCGTGTGAACGATGCCGTCTTCACGGAGGACGGCGTGCAGACAGTAACGGGACGGTTCATGTACGGGCCTCTGGACATGGTCACTCTCACCGGAGAAAAG aTCGACATCCACATCATGACCCAGCCTCCATCTGGGGAGTGGGTCTACTTCGATACAGAGCTCACTAATAGCAGTGGGCGCGTCTCTTACGTTCTCCCAGCGAACAAAAGACTGGGTATTGGAGTGTATCCCGTTAAAATGGTGGTCAG AGGCGACCATACAGTCGCAGACAGTTATCTCACTGTTGTACCCAAAGGCACCGAGTTTGTTGTTTTCAGCATCGACGGGTCGTTCGCCGCTAGCGTGTCTATAATGGGAAGCGACCCCAAAGTTCGAGCTGGAGCAGTGGATGTGGTGAG GTACTGGCAGGACCTGGGCTACCTGATCGTGTACGTGACGGGTCGCCCTGACATGCAGAAGCAGCGCGTGGTGGCCTGGCTCTCCCAGCACAACTTTCCGCACGGCATCGTGTCCTTCTGCGATGGGCTCGTTCACGACCCGCTCAGGCATAAGGCCAACTTCCTCAAATGTCTCATCAATGAG GCCCACATGAAGATCTTTGCTGCCTACGGCTCCACCAAGGACATCTCTGTGTACTCGTCTATCGGCCTGCCCCCCTCTCAGATCTACATTGTAGGGAGGCCTACCAAGAAGTTGCAGCAACAGTGCCAG TTTATTCCGGACGGCTACGCGTCCCACCTGTCCCAGCTGGAGTACAACCAAAGGTCTCGTCCAGCCAAGTCCACGACCACCCGCATGGTCCTCCGGAAGGGCAGCTTCGCTCTCGGTGCCGCCGGAGGAGATTTCCTCCGCAAACGCAACCACATCTTTCGCACCATTTCCTCCCAGCAGCCCGGAGGCTCGGGGTCCGGCTCGGCCAGCCAGCCCGTACGGACTGAGCGCACGCTGAGCCAGTGCGAGGGAGAGCATGAGCGGTCGTTCGCAACCGCCACCCAGAGGAGTATGAGCATAGCAGCAGGGTGCTGGGGCCGCGGCAACAAGGAGGTCCCCAAGTAA